From Levilactobacillus zymae, a single genomic window includes:
- a CDS encoding peptide ABC transporter substrate-binding protein, translating into MVQIQHKLYLSLAALGLLTLAGCGQQASGHNGHGKYAANQTLNWTEIQELSTSDLSKVTDTVSFTMLQNTQEGLYRLDAKGQPQLALATHTRLSNGGKTYTFDLRHNARWSNGDPVTAQDFVYSWRRTLTPKTAAQMQSYLFPVVNAKAINAGKLPASALGIHAQGKYQLVVNLTKPVAYWKTLLAWPLFYPENAKVVAKYGSRYGTSSARVVSDGPYQLTKWNGTGKTWTLAKNPHYWNHANVHLTAINYQVNESTTTSYNLFTAKKADETLLSGQQVKNNLNNPNFVKRLPTGTQRLDLNQKKVPALRNVKIRQALSAAINRQQLVKNVLQDGSVASSGLVPVGMGKNPKTGEDFSREAVVQSATAYDLARAKALLKQGYQATHTHQLHLTLSVGDVDATKQTAEFLQSSLEKLPGVKVAVKAVPYVQLINQQSAGNYQLTLSGAQSVMADPNEFLDNYLSHTSDNITGFKNAQFDRLMDQADNQDGNQPAVRWQKLVAAEKVLMTQQATIPLFQQAKSQLLRTTVKGIIYNPAGVPFDFTHAYMGQA; encoded by the coding sequence ATGGTTCAGATTCAACATAAGTTATACCTTAGTTTGGCGGCGCTGGGACTCTTGACCCTCGCCGGGTGTGGGCAGCAGGCCAGCGGTCACAACGGCCATGGCAAGTACGCGGCCAACCAGACGTTAAACTGGACGGAGATCCAAGAACTCTCCACGTCCGACCTGTCCAAGGTCACCGATACCGTGAGTTTCACCATGTTACAAAACACCCAGGAGGGTCTGTACCGCTTAGACGCTAAGGGCCAGCCCCAACTGGCGCTTGCCACGCACACCCGCCTATCTAACGGCGGCAAGACCTACACCTTCGACCTGCGGCACAACGCCCGCTGGTCCAACGGCGACCCGGTCACGGCCCAGGACTTCGTGTATTCGTGGCGGCGGACGTTGACGCCCAAGACGGCCGCGCAGATGCAAAGTTACCTGTTTCCGGTGGTCAACGCCAAGGCCATTAACGCCGGCAAGCTGCCCGCCAGTGCGCTGGGAATCCACGCACAGGGCAAGTACCAGCTGGTGGTTAACCTGACTAAGCCGGTGGCCTACTGGAAGACCCTCCTGGCCTGGCCACTCTTCTACCCGGAAAACGCTAAGGTGGTCGCCAAGTACGGTAGTCGTTACGGGACGTCGTCGGCGCGCGTGGTTTCCGACGGGCCCTACCAACTGACCAAGTGGAACGGGACCGGCAAGACCTGGACGCTGGCAAAGAACCCGCACTACTGGAACCACGCGAACGTCCATCTGACCGCCATCAACTACCAGGTCAACGAAAGTACCACCACCAGCTACAACCTGTTCACCGCCAAGAAGGCCGACGAGACGCTGTTGAGTGGCCAGCAGGTCAAAAATAACCTGAACAATCCTAATTTCGTTAAACGCTTGCCCACCGGCACCCAACGCCTGGACCTCAACCAAAAGAAGGTGCCGGCCCTGCGGAACGTCAAAATTCGCCAGGCGTTATCGGCGGCCATCAACCGTCAACAGCTGGTCAAAAACGTCTTACAGGACGGCTCGGTAGCCTCGAGCGGGTTGGTGCCCGTGGGGATGGGCAAGAACCCTAAAACTGGCGAGGACTTTAGTCGCGAGGCCGTGGTCCAGTCGGCGACCGCCTACGACCTCGCCCGAGCCAAGGCGTTATTGAAACAGGGCTACCAGGCCACCCACACCCACCAGTTACACCTCACGCTGTCGGTGGGCGACGTGGACGCCACCAAGCAGACAGCCGAATTTCTTCAGAGTTCGCTGGAAAAGTTACCGGGCGTCAAAGTTGCGGTCAAGGCGGTGCCCTACGTCCAACTGATCAACCAGCAAAGCGCCGGGAATTACCAGCTTACGTTGAGCGGCGCGCAGTCCGTCATGGCCGACCCCAACGAATTTCTGGACAACTACCTTTCGCACACCAGTGACAACATTACCGGCTTTAAGAATGCCCAATTCGACCGGTTGATGGACCAGGCCGATAACCAGGACGGCAACCAACCGGCCGTCCGTTGGCAAAAGTTGGTGGCCGCCGAAAAGGTCCTTATGACCCAGCAGGCTACGATTCCCCTGTTCCAGCAAGCCAAGTCGCAACTCCTGCGCACGACCGTTAAGGGCATCATCTACAACCCCGCTGGTGTGCCGTTTGACTTCACCCACGCCTACATGGGGCAGGCTTAA
- a CDS encoding metallophosphoesterase family protein codes for MTKIALISDVHGDVTALRAVVADAKRAGCTVFWLLGDLFLPGPGAHDLLTILNQLPLAAYVRGNWEDNLLEAIDGPIQLARPRKIYLAILGDYVRAQLTATDIARLHQLPLVQTRTVDGLTFQLSHNLPTQNWGKTLRPVGDQPAFDQLAGLTADVAVYGHTHQQLMRWSSTGQLIINPGTVGMPYPDWPRFTADLRAQYAIVTTHGVTLPTVDFRHVAYDVETELALARDRRLPYLTMYVQQLREGMVNTHDATALTQLTTRLGYHQRLQEILKRLHQE; via the coding sequence ATGACAAAAATTGCGTTAATTTCAGACGTGCACGGTGACGTCACGGCGTTAAGGGCCGTGGTGGCCGATGCCAAGCGGGCTGGCTGTACGGTTTTCTGGTTGCTGGGAGATCTCTTTCTGCCCGGGCCCGGCGCCCACGACCTGCTAACAATTCTGAATCAACTGCCACTTGCCGCGTACGTCCGGGGAAACTGGGAAGATAACCTCTTAGAAGCCATCGACGGACCGATTCAACTGGCCCGGCCGCGTAAAATTTATCTGGCGATCCTGGGGGATTACGTGCGCGCCCAACTGACGGCAACCGACATTGCTCGTCTACACCAACTGCCCCTGGTTCAGACCCGGACGGTGGACGGATTGACCTTTCAACTAAGCCACAACCTGCCTACCCAAAATTGGGGCAAGACGCTGCGGCCGGTGGGTGACCAGCCAGCTTTCGACCAGTTGGCGGGGCTCACGGCGGACGTGGCCGTTTACGGCCACACCCACCAGCAGCTAATGCGCTGGAGCAGTACCGGACAATTGATTATTAATCCCGGTACTGTGGGGATGCCCTATCCCGACTGGCCCCGCTTCACGGCAGACCTGCGTGCCCAGTACGCTATCGTGACCACGCACGGTGTGACACTGCCCACCGTTGATTTTCGTCACGTGGCCTACGATGTTGAAACGGAGTTGGCCTTGGCACGTGACCGACGATTACCATATCTTACGATGTACGTCCAGCAACTGCGCGAGGGGATGGTGAATACTCACGACGCCACGGCACTAACGCAGTTGACCACTCGACTAGGGTATCATCAACGTTTGCAGGAGATTTTAAAGCGACTCCATCAAGAGTGA
- a CDS encoding IS30-like element ISLpl1 family transposase, whose protein sequence is MSSITYSERIKIETFCELGLSNIQMGVRLNRSPSTISYELSRCQPYQAELAQTDAEYKRSRCGRKTKLSDELKQKILNHLRLSWSPGMIAHEFKLATKSIYNWLNQGRIDFSLNDLPEHGVRQRRNVDQRSKYNQSLGRSIEQRPMMINQRNRIGDFELDTVVGPRGHSKAVLLTLIDRKSRFLWAYRLKDRTTASVNEALTKFLTTFNGPVHSFTVDRGTEFSGLVSFESQYGIKTYYCHAYTPAERGSNERFNRNLRYFYPKGTRFEHISAQDLTTTLLQINQRPLKILDWQTPYQVMLTNLSKNSD, encoded by the coding sequence TTGTCTAGTATAACCTATTCCGAACGAATTAAAATCGAAACCTTTTGTGAACTAGGGCTGTCCAATATCCAAATGGGCGTTCGGCTGAACCGATCACCGTCAACAATTTCTTATGAATTATCTCGATGTCAACCTTATCAGGCTGAATTAGCACAAACAGATGCCGAATACAAGCGATCACGATGTGGTCGGAAAACTAAGCTGAGCGATGAGTTAAAGCAAAAAATTCTCAACCATTTACGTCTAAGCTGGTCACCAGGAATGATTGCTCACGAATTTAAACTAGCTACTAAATCTATTTATAATTGGCTAAATCAGGGGAGAATTGATTTCTCCTTGAATGATCTACCTGAACATGGCGTACGCCAACGGCGTAACGTTGACCAACGATCCAAATATAATCAATCTTTGGGGCGATCAATTGAACAGCGTCCCATGATGATTAATCAACGTAATCGCATCGGCGATTTTGAACTAGATACAGTCGTTGGTCCTCGTGGGCATAGTAAGGCAGTTTTATTAACTTTAATCGATCGAAAATCACGGTTCCTTTGGGCATACCGGTTAAAAGATCGAACGACAGCGAGTGTTAATGAAGCACTGACTAAGTTCCTAACAACTTTTAATGGACCGGTGCACAGTTTTACTGTGGACCGTGGTACTGAGTTTAGTGGGCTAGTATCATTTGAATCACAATATGGTATTAAGACCTATTACTGTCATGCTTATACGCCAGCTGAACGTGGTAGTAATGAACGCTTTAATCGGAATTTACGTTATTTTTATCCTAAGGGGACTCGTTTTGAGCACATTAGTGCTCAAGATTTAACGACGACGTTACTCCAAATTAACCAGCGACCGCTTAAAATACTCGACTGGCAAACACCGTATCAGGTTATGCTGACCAATTTGTCCAAAAATTCGGATTAA
- the cas2e gene encoding type I-E CRISPR-associated endoribonuclease Cas2e — translation MIVVTLTKVPAALRGDLTKWTQEIQTGVYVGNVSARIRDLLWDRIVQNIGHGEATLAYNTNSELGYTFRTTRQDRQVVNYDGVPLMMHLKHPKTPIKPGFSSAAKFHQAKTMAHRRRVQKAVASVVTKAVQTLPPLVVLDLETTGLKSAQDQIMSIGAVKRNANGQVELFQRLIQIEGTVPSKITALTGITAEQLQTQGVALATALKDLREFVQDLVIVGYNVGFDEKFLNVGYQLVEQPNLTNTFRDLMPTVKNVQEFLDNYRLPTVLEQYKIQNTNPHHALADAQATLALADKLIKNGDFRI, via the coding sequence ATGATTGTGGTGACGTTAACTAAGGTTCCCGCGGCGTTACGGGGGGATTTAACGAAATGGACCCAAGAAATTCAAACCGGCGTCTATGTGGGTAACGTTAGTGCGCGGATTCGTGACTTGTTATGGGACCGCATCGTACAAAATATTGGTCATGGTGAAGCCACGCTGGCTTATAACACCAATAGTGAGTTGGGCTACACGTTTCGAACGACACGTCAAGACCGTCAAGTTGTAAACTATGACGGGGTTCCCTTGATGATGCATTTGAAGCACCCGAAGACACCGATAAAACCAGGGTTCAGTAGCGCTGCTAAGTTCCATCAGGCGAAAACCATGGCTCATCGACGCCGAGTACAGAAAGCGGTAGCGTCTGTCGTAACGAAGGCGGTTCAAACACTACCCCCATTGGTGGTCTTGGACCTCGAAACCACCGGACTCAAGAGTGCACAGGACCAAATTATGTCGATTGGTGCGGTAAAACGTAACGCCAACGGTCAGGTGGAATTGTTTCAACGGTTGATTCAGATTGAGGGAACGGTACCGTCAAAGATTACGGCACTGACCGGGATAACGGCTGAGCAGTTACAGACTCAAGGCGTGGCTTTAGCTACGGCATTGAAAGACTTACGCGAGTTTGTTCAGGACCTGGTAATTGTTGGGTACAACGTTGGCTTTGATGAAAAATTTTTAAACGTTGGTTATCAACTTGTTGAACAACCAAATTTGACGAATACTTTTCGCGATTTAATGCCAACGGTGAAAAATGTTCAGGAATTTTTAGATAATTACCGATTGCCGACGGTTTTGGAACAGTATAAAATTCAAAATACGAATCCGCATCATGCGTTAGCCGACGCTCAGGCGACCCTAGCCTTAGCGGACAAGTTAATAAAAAACGGTGATTTTCGAATTTAG
- the cas1e gene encoding type I-E CRISPR-associated endonuclease Cas1e translates to MKKKIGAKKPELSELGRVRDRISFLYLEHAKLNRQDSAIQVLDQRGIVCIPAAMISVLMLGPGVDVTHRAMELIGDSGTGVVWVGEQGVREYAHGRALNHSSRLLQAQAKLVSNQRSRVAVARKMYQMRFPDQDVSGLSMQELRGKEGARVRSVYREQSLKTHVAWTRRTYDPNDFEAGTPINQALTAAHQALYGLSYSVIAALGVSPGLGFVHTGHDLAFVYDFADLYKADTSIPVAFQMAAKYGEDKDIGSKTRLAMRDVFRNGKLLARMVADLKTLMGVTDEVDEADLVSLWDDKLGLQRMGVQYQEVGEDD, encoded by the coding sequence ATGAAAAAGAAAATTGGCGCTAAAAAGCCCGAGCTATCCGAGTTGGGACGAGTCCGCGACCGGATTTCTTTTCTCTATCTGGAGCACGCTAAGCTAAACCGTCAAGACAGTGCCATTCAGGTATTAGATCAACGGGGAATTGTCTGTATTCCCGCAGCGATGATTAGTGTTTTGATGCTCGGCCCCGGTGTGGATGTGACTCATCGGGCGATGGAACTCATTGGCGATTCGGGAACGGGAGTCGTATGGGTCGGTGAACAGGGTGTGCGCGAATACGCTCACGGTCGTGCATTGAACCATTCGTCGCGGTTATTACAAGCCCAAGCTAAGTTGGTCTCGAATCAACGTTCTCGTGTGGCCGTTGCCCGCAAAATGTATCAGATGCGCTTTCCTGATCAAGATGTGTCTGGCCTAAGTATGCAGGAGTTGCGAGGCAAGGAAGGCGCTCGCGTCAGGAGTGTGTATCGGGAACAATCCCTAAAAACGCACGTTGCGTGGACGCGACGGACTTACGATCCTAATGACTTTGAAGCGGGAACGCCGATTAATCAAGCGCTGACCGCAGCTCATCAAGCTTTGTACGGACTGAGTTATAGCGTTATTGCGGCCTTGGGGGTCTCACCCGGCTTAGGTTTTGTGCATACGGGACATGATTTGGCCTTTGTGTACGACTTTGCGGATCTGTACAAGGCGGATACTTCGATTCCAGTGGCCTTTCAAATGGCCGCCAAGTACGGTGAAGACAAGGATATCGGGTCGAAAACGCGTTTGGCGATGCGCGATGTGTTTCGCAATGGCAAGCTGTTAGCTCGGATGGTCGCAGATTTAAAAACCTTGATGGGCGTGACCGACGAGGTTGATGAGGCCGATTTGGTTAGTCTGTGGGACGATAAGCTGGGCCTACAAAGGATGGGCGTCCAGTATCAAGAAGTTGGTGAAGATGACTGA
- the cas6e gene encoding type I-E CRISPR-associated protein Cas6/Cse3/CasE — MYLSRVEVDSRNRQKIKDLTHLGAYHNWVEQSFPKEIAQKERRRHLWRLDNLGGKQYLLVLSEEKPDIQKLVTYGVTGTAMIKTYDSFLDRIQTGQIMQFRLTANPSRKISRPGQKQGRVVPHITVDQQRNWLIERAAASGFELVQQEIVDEPKAPVSRAFDIVARDWPVLHHKKERNVRLSRVTFEGLLRVTDVETFKTTLTQGLGREKAFGMGLMTVIPER; from the coding sequence ATGTATCTATCACGAGTTGAAGTGGATAGTCGTAATCGTCAAAAAATAAAAGACCTAACTCACTTAGGCGCTTACCATAATTGGGTTGAACAGAGTTTTCCGAAAGAGATTGCCCAAAAGGAACGTCGCCGCCACCTTTGGCGACTGGATAACTTGGGGGGCAAACAATACTTACTAGTTCTCAGCGAAGAGAAGCCGGATATTCAAAAATTAGTGACCTACGGGGTTACTGGTACGGCCATGATCAAAACCTATGATTCATTCTTGGATAGGATTCAGACGGGTCAGATTATGCAATTTCGATTGACGGCTAATCCTTCGCGTAAGATTAGTCGTCCAGGTCAAAAGCAGGGACGGGTTGTGCCCCACATTACGGTAGACCAGCAACGAAATTGGCTGATTGAGCGGGCTGCGGCGAGTGGGTTTGAGTTAGTTCAACAAGAAATCGTTGATGAACCCAAGGCTCCTGTCAGCCGAGCGTTTGATATCGTTGCGCGGGATTGGCCAGTATTACACCATAAAAAGGAACGCAATGTCCGCCTTAGTCGGGTGACCTTTGAAGGCCTTTTACGGGTAACGGACGTTGAAACGTTTAAGACTACGTTAACGCAAGGTCTCGGTCGCGAAAAAGCATTTGGAATGGGCCTAATGACGGTAATTCCAGAAAGGTAG
- the cas5e gene encoding type I-E CRISPR-associated protein Cas5/CasD, whose product MKTLTLRLTAPLQSYGNQATFERRTSGDFPSKSAVIGMIAAALGYRRDDDRILALNDLVFAVRVDQGGKPLTEFQTVEWKQGTRKLTHRDYLQDAVFMVAVGSEDEAMMTRIYEALQHPKFQLFLGRRASVPAGVLQIREFADQTPLAVLKELAWQASDWYQKRYTKWHPQATTVTLDMYADAALLPNKHQVMVRDRVESFDQRDRRYGFRPLATERVTLPNPLLKGVDQVATEHDPFSVL is encoded by the coding sequence ATGAAGACACTAACGCTTAGACTGACAGCGCCCTTACAATCGTATGGAAATCAGGCGACCTTTGAACGCCGAACTTCTGGCGATTTTCCGTCCAAGAGTGCCGTTATTGGGATGATTGCGGCGGCCCTGGGTTACCGCCGCGACGATGATCGCATTCTGGCACTCAATGACCTGGTCTTTGCGGTCAGAGTGGACCAGGGAGGCAAACCCCTGACTGAGTTTCAAACGGTTGAGTGGAAGCAGGGTACCCGCAAACTGACGCATCGAGATTATCTCCAGGATGCCGTTTTTATGGTGGCCGTGGGGAGTGAGGATGAAGCCATGATGACGCGGATTTATGAGGCCTTGCAACATCCTAAGTTCCAGCTATTTCTTGGTCGCCGGGCCAGCGTTCCCGCGGGGGTGCTACAAATTCGCGAATTTGCCGATCAGACACCGCTTGCGGTTTTAAAAGAGCTGGCTTGGCAAGCCTCGGATTGGTACCAAAAACGGTATACCAAGTGGCATCCTCAGGCGACGACCGTGACGCTAGATATGTATGCGGATGCGGCGCTACTACCAAATAAGCATCAGGTCATGGTCAGAGACCGGGTGGAGTCATTTGATCAACGTGATCGCCGCTATGGGTTTCGACCGTTGGCAACGGAACGGGTAACGCTGCCCAATCCACTGCTTAAAGGTGTTGACCAAGTTGCCACGGAACATGACCCGTTTAGCGTACTTTAG
- the cas7e gene encoding type I-E CRISPR-associated protein Cas7/Cse4/CasC, with protein MTAKNLYLDINVLQTVPSSNLNRDDTGAPKTALYGGVTRARVSSQSWKRAVRSTFREDNVNVGTRTKEAAQLLVNELKQQDTTLEDDVAWAKTDAAFKAAGVKLNKEHETGALLLISRGQLEKLAQYLLANDDLDKKEIKKVLKGDQSLDLALFGRMVADNPELNVDAAAQVAHAISTHEVVPEYDYFTALDDLQGEDETGAAMLGSIEYNSSTLYRYANVNVNELVHNLNAEDAVHGVADFIKDFLLSMPTGKQNTFANKTLPSYVLITLRPDTPVNLVSAFEKPVDSRDGYVAASIDRLEAEYQTTQQFVDTPRLNVVLGKADSQIGEVATNLADLLSKVTGSLTEAIQDEDTNA; from the coding sequence ATGACTGCTAAAAACTTATACCTGGACATCAACGTCTTACAAACGGTTCCATCTTCTAACTTAAACCGGGATGACACGGGTGCCCCGAAGACGGCTCTGTACGGTGGTGTGACGCGAGCACGGGTTTCTTCACAAAGCTGGAAGCGCGCCGTCCGCTCAACTTTCCGGGAAGATAACGTTAACGTGGGAACGCGGACTAAGGAAGCCGCACAATTATTGGTCAACGAACTGAAGCAACAAGACACTACGTTAGAAGACGATGTGGCGTGGGCTAAGACTGACGCGGCCTTTAAGGCGGCGGGCGTTAAACTGAATAAAGAGCATGAAACGGGTGCCCTGTTACTGATTAGTCGCGGTCAGCTTGAAAAATTAGCCCAGTATTTACTGGCTAACGATGATCTTGATAAAAAAGAGATCAAGAAGGTCCTAAAGGGTGATCAATCCCTAGACTTAGCGTTATTTGGTCGCATGGTGGCCGATAATCCGGAACTAAACGTGGACGCAGCGGCGCAAGTTGCTCATGCCATTTCTACGCACGAAGTGGTTCCAGAGTACGATTACTTTACGGCTTTGGATGATTTACAAGGCGAGGACGAAACCGGTGCGGCCATGCTGGGGAGTATTGAATACAACTCATCGACCCTTTACCGTTACGCCAACGTGAACGTGAACGAATTAGTGCACAACTTAAATGCGGAAGATGCGGTTCACGGTGTTGCTGATTTCATTAAGGATTTCCTCTTGTCAATGCCAACGGGGAAACAAAATACGTTTGCCAATAAGACCTTGCCGAGCTACGTACTGATCACGTTGCGACCAGATACGCCGGTTAACCTGGTCTCGGCCTTCGAAAAGCCGGTGGATTCACGTGATGGCTACGTTGCCGCTTCAATTGACCGGTTGGAAGCAGAGTATCAAACGACCCAACAATTTGTCGACACGCCACGGTTGAACGTGGTCCTGGGAAAGGCTGATTCTCAAATTGGTGAAGTGGCGACGAACTTAGCTGACTTACTTAGCAAGGTCACCGGCAGCTTGACGGAGGCGATTCAGGATGAAGACACTAACGCTTAG
- the casB gene encoding type I-E CRISPR-associated protein Cse2/CasB, which translates to MENKAKKTVEETTDTIIRALYREGNPNKAVLASLRSTTTLTGHRAQAVWPIMLADLDEGMLSKTGQPTYAETAIFAALRFYAIQQQGVEGHMVYGSAKAKDEDDKGVALFKALAQLRSQEGQQVALDRRVRAVLETTNITSMINSLSHLISILKSHNRGQKIDYAALAQDLYNAQWGNRQANQVHLYWGQQYYWNGSTTNEGKKN; encoded by the coding sequence ATGGAAAATAAAGCAAAAAAAACGGTTGAGGAGACAACGGATACCATCATCCGGGCGCTTTATCGTGAAGGTAATCCGAATAAAGCGGTATTGGCGAGCCTGAGAAGTACCACCACGTTGACCGGTCACCGGGCACAGGCGGTTTGGCCCATCATGCTGGCTGACTTGGACGAAGGAATGTTGAGTAAGACCGGTCAACCCACCTATGCGGAAACGGCAATCTTTGCCGCGTTGCGGTTTTACGCTATCCAACAGCAAGGGGTTGAGGGTCACATGGTTTACGGCTCCGCTAAGGCTAAAGACGAAGATGACAAAGGTGTTGCGTTGTTCAAGGCCCTAGCTCAGTTACGAAGTCAAGAGGGCCAGCAAGTGGCCTTGGATCGCCGAGTTCGCGCTGTGCTGGAAACAACGAATATTACGAGCATGATCAATTCGTTGTCCCATTTAATTAGCATTTTAAAGTCCCATAATCGGGGACAAAAGATTGATTACGCGGCCCTAGCTCAGGACCTGTATAACGCGCAGTGGGGGAACCGTCAGGCAAATCAGGTTCACCTATACTGGGGACAGCAATACTACTGGAATGGTTCTACGACAAATGAAGGGAAGAAAAACTAA
- a CDS encoding type I-E CRISPR-associated protein Cse1/CasA, which produces MLEPVFAPKTGELKNQLSVDELIRWIITYQNFTGVTDKTKVVTTEKFSNPAGWLYRLGPVYAQGQTIFETLMLNLVLVGDKLDVTAVQRPVWEFSTVQDYVTERKKQAKPTNLAELYTAWSRILHIEWVDQQPNIFSAGIPMFASEDTLIEPMTTWRWDKKEKQFRPAVKGLRSLGISMWRNFGQYVKVNDEKTERQPGLVDWLQRLKHQENTVIADDQPLTLASVALVSDGNATSQSPAAEVADDLQMQADVLFDPEIEDHWPVRIEDAVEVTQNVGTDFYHFAADIAQIRDIDSRDFAGKWSAQFYASLDAPFKDWLAQLTGHDNREVKINDWKLQLQSLLRQAVQAVLETSSPRDITGIKDSKDRPFNIFTAQSRLNYNVHRHLNLTKKA; this is translated from the coding sequence ATTTTAGAACCTGTTTTTGCCCCGAAGACTGGGGAACTAAAGAATCAATTATCGGTGGATGAACTGATACGGTGGATCATTACTTATCAGAACTTTACGGGGGTCACGGATAAAACCAAAGTCGTCACCACTGAAAAGTTTTCGAATCCCGCGGGCTGGCTGTACCGGTTAGGCCCCGTCTACGCGCAGGGACAGACGATCTTTGAAACCTTAATGTTAAACCTGGTTTTAGTGGGCGATAAGTTGGACGTTACGGCAGTTCAGCGGCCGGTGTGGGAATTTTCAACGGTGCAAGATTATGTGACCGAGCGCAAGAAGCAAGCTAAACCGACTAATTTAGCGGAACTCTATACGGCCTGGTCGAGAATTCTACATATTGAATGGGTGGATCAACAGCCTAATATCTTTAGTGCGGGAATTCCCATGTTTGCGTCAGAAGATACGCTGATCGAACCGATGACCACTTGGCGGTGGGATAAGAAGGAAAAGCAGTTCAGACCCGCCGTCAAGGGATTACGGTCACTGGGGATCTCGATGTGGCGAAATTTTGGTCAGTACGTTAAGGTCAACGACGAAAAAACGGAGCGGCAACCAGGATTAGTTGATTGGTTACAGAGATTGAAGCACCAAGAAAACACCGTGATTGCTGATGACCAGCCCTTGACCTTGGCCTCGGTCGCATTAGTTAGTGATGGGAATGCGACGTCTCAATCTCCGGCTGCAGAAGTGGCTGATGACTTGCAAATGCAGGCGGACGTGCTATTTGATCCGGAAATCGAAGACCATTGGCCGGTCAGAATTGAAGACGCGGTTGAGGTGACTCAGAATGTTGGGACGGATTTTTATCACTTCGCCGCGGATATCGCGCAGATTCGCGATATTGACTCGCGCGACTTTGCGGGGAAATGGAGTGCACAGTTCTACGCAAGTTTAGATGCACCGTTTAAAGACTGGCTGGCGCAATTAACGGGTCATGATAACCGGGAAGTCAAAATCAACGACTGGAAGTTGCAGTTGCAAAGCCTATTACGTCAAGCTGTACAAGCCGTCCTGGAAACCAGTTCACCGCGCGATATTACGGGAATTAAGGACAGCAAGGACCGACCGTTCAATATTTTTACGGCGCAGAGTCGCTTAAATTACAACGTACACAGGCATTTGAACCTAACTAAGAAGGCGTGA